A stretch of the Cheilinus undulatus linkage group 11, ASM1832078v1, whole genome shotgun sequence genome encodes the following:
- the angptl7 gene encoding angiopoietin-related protein 7 yields the protein MAQFNLILLAFGVTLLLLTETWAQSPRKRLAPPKPPKGQCCDEVRSLKVQVANLTSILEELSRKQETDLMNVVRQMMELDKNNRLQEARVTEAESKYSEINNRVEIMQLQTLQSATQTSSDAIYDCASLYTKNYKISGEYKLPKDEFLGTPDINVFCDMETNGGGWTLIQRRKVGITSFNRDWKQYKTGFGSIRGDFWLGNDNIFRLTRQPSVLRIELEDWEGQTRYAEYGFFNVGNELNSYKLFIANYSGNAGDSLRYHNNTNFSTNNKDNDKCVDDCAALRKGGYWYNCCTDSNLNGVFYRYGEHTRSSDGITWYGWHGSNYSLKKVEMKVRPVGFQP from the exons ATGGCTCAATTCAATTTGATCCTCCTTGCTTTTGGGGTCACGCTGCTCCTGCTGACAGAGACATGGGCCCAGAGTCCCAGGAAGAGACTGGCACCTCCAAAGCCTCCCAAGGGTCAGTGCTGTGACGAGGTTCGCTCTCTCAAAGTTCAGGTAGCCAATCTAACCAGCATCCTCGAGGAGCTGAGCCGCAAGCAGGAGACAGACTTGATGAATGTCGTGAGGCAAATGATGGAGCTGGACAAGAACAACCGGCTGCAAGAAGCCCGGGTCACAGAGGCTGAAAGCAAGTACTCAGAGATCAACAACCGCGTGGAGATCATGCAGCTGCAAACCCTACAGTCTGCAACCCAGACTTCATCAG ATGCCATATATGACTGTGCATCCCTCTACACCAAGAACTACAAGATCTCTGGCGAGTACAAACTGCCAAAGGATGAGTTCCTGGGCACACCAGACATTAAT GTCTTCTGTGATATGGAGACTAATGGAGGTGGTTGGACATTGATCCAAAGGCGCAAGGTGGGCATTACATCATTCAACCGGGACTGGAAGCAGTACAAAACTGGATTCGGATCCATACGGGGAGACTTCTGGCTTGGCAATGACAACATCTTCCGTCTCACAAGGCAGCCCAGTGTGCTGAGGATTGAGCTTGAG GACTGGGAGGGACAGACACGCTATGCTGAGTATGGCTTCTTCAATGTGGGTAATGAACTCAACAGCTACAAGCTCTTCATTGCCAACTACAGTGGGAATGCTGGAGACTCTCTGCGCTACCACAACAACACCAACTTCAGCACCAACAACAAGGACAATGACAAATGTGTGGATGACTGCGCTGCCCTTCGCAAAG GTGGTTACTGGTATAACTGCTGCACTGACTCAAACTTGAACGGAGTGTTTTACCGCTACGGTGAGCACACAAGGAGCTCAGATGGGATCACTTGGTATGGATGGCATGGGTCCAACTACTCCCTCAAAAAAGTGGAGATgaaggtcaggccagttggttTCCAACCATAA